A window of Desulfoplanes formicivorans genomic DNA:
TAATGATCTCCTTACCGGACTCACTGATTTTAAAATCAAGGATCGAGAATCCGTCTGGAAAATCTCCGGACGGAGGACAAACCAGCTCAACGTCTTTCTGTCTGAGATTTTGTTGAATGGCGTCACTATCATATCCGTTGTCAGCTAATAATTTCTCGGGTTTGAGTCCCTTTTCCTCAAGCTTATCGACGACGTCTTCTATGATCTTGGAATCTGCTACGTTTGCTTTGGTTACTTCGACATTGGTTATGATCTTGGGGTTGGGCGTATCCTTGTCAGGGCCACAGGTCTCAGTGAAATCAGCTTTGTAGCCGACTTTCTTACGATGCCCGTTGTAATGAGCATCTGGATCATGCGGATTCGTCATGGCCGTGCCCTTGGTTTCCGGTTTTACCTTGACGGTGATTCCTTTGGAATCTTCGGTGATCTGCTCGTCAGCCAGTCTCTTGAGTAGCGCATAGGATTCAAGCTTGCTGACTTTTGGATGCGCATCGAACTGGTCCAAAAGCGAGAGAACATCTTTAGCTGCGTCCACAAGACACTTCTGGTATTCAGCGGGCTTTTTGGATCCAAACCAACGCTGGTCATCGTTTGCGGAAAAATATTTTGTCCTGATATCCTCATTGATTCTTGAAAAAATAATCGGGTGTGTCTCTTTGAGTTCCTTGAGGAATTTGTTGATCGTGGTTGAAAAGCAATCCAGTTTGGACATGCTCTTTAACCAGGTTCGAACCAGGGTCGAGTCTTCTCGCTGTATGGCAGTGTTCAGATTTATGCGGTCAGCAATTCTTTTGAGGACTGAATCGAAAACTTTTTCCTCTTCCCCAAGAAGTTTTGCACGATAATAGTAGTAAGCCCGTTCTGAGATGTATTCATCCCTTGGGATATCAAGAGCATATCTGAAGGCGTCATTGAAACAGAAAGCTTCAATCGCTTCTTCATCAGTCATATTCTTCAAGGCTTGAATGATAAACAAGCCCATTACAGACTGAAGATCTTTAGTTCCTCTGCCGTTATCATTTGAAAAATGCTTTGATAGAATGTTTATGTTGAGATATGGAAGAATTTCTTTTCTAAATGTATGATAAATGCTCGACTTGAGCTTGTTATGATGGCTTTTTGTTCCCCATGGAATGTAGTCGAACATTTCTCTTCTCGTTCTATCTTTATATTTTATCATCGAAATATCCTCATTTAATTTCGATAATATATACTAAATTTTGTATATTTTGTAAATAGTATAGGTAGTAATTTTTCGTTATTGTAGAGAGTTTTTGCAGTCAAATC
This region includes:
- a CDS encoding transposase; the protein is MFDYIPWGTKSHHNKLKSSIYHTFRKEILPYLNINILSKHFSNDNGRGTKDLQSVMGLFIIQALKNMTDEEAIEAFCFNDAFRYALDIPRDEYISERAYYYYRAKLLGEEEKVFDSVLKRIADRINLNTAIQREDSTLVRTWLKSMSKLDCFSTTINKFLKELKETHPIIFSRINEDIRTKYFSANDDQRWFGSKKPAEYQKCLVDAAKDVLSLLDQFDAHPKVSKLESYALLKRLADEQITEDSKGITVKVKPETKGTAMTNPHDPDAHYNGHRKKVGYKADFTETCGPDKDTPNPKIITNVEVTKANVADSKIIEDVVDKLEEKGLKPEKLLADNGYDSDAIQQNLRQKDVELVCPPSGDFPDGFSILDFKISESGKEII